In a single window of the Canis lupus familiaris isolate Mischka breed German Shepherd chromosome 2, alternate assembly UU_Cfam_GSD_1.0, whole genome shotgun sequence genome:
- the KATNB1 gene encoding katanin p80 WD40 repeat-containing subunit B1 isoform X2, whose product MATPVVTKTAWKLQEIVAHASNVSSLVLGKASGRLLATGGDDCRVNLWSINKPNCIMSLTGHTSPVESVRLNTPEELIVAGSQSGSIRVWDLEAAKILRTLMGHKANICSLDFHPYGEFVASGSQDTNIKLWDIRRKGCVFRYRGHSQAVRCLRFSPDGKWLASAADDHTVKLWDLTAGKMMSEFPGHTGPVNVVEFHPNEYLLASGSSDRTIRFWDLEKFQVVSCIEGEPGPVRSVLFNPDGCCLYSGCQDSLRVYGWEPERCFDVVLVSWGKVADLAVCNDQLIGVAFSQSNVSSYVVDLTRVTRTGTVAQDPVQDSRPLAQQPAHPSAPLRRIYERPSTACNKPQRVKQNSESERRSPSSEDDRDERESRAEIQNTEEYNEIFQPKNSISRTPPRRSEPFPAPPEDDMATAKEVAKPSPATDSQFPVPNLEVLLRPPAVTSTPAPKAEPAIIPATRNEPIGLKASDFLPAVKIPQQVELVDEDAMSQIRKGHDTMCVVLTSRHKNLDTVRAVWTTGDIKTSVDSAVAINDLSVVVDLLNIVNQKASLWKLDLCTTVLPQIEKLLQSKYESYVQTGCTSLKLILQRFLPLITDILAAPPSVGVDISREERLHKCRLCYKQLKSISGLVKSKSSLSGRHGSAFRELHLLMASLD is encoded by the exons ATGGCCACTCCTGTAGTCACCAAGACAGCCTGGAAGTTAC AGGAGATTGTCGCCCACGCCAGCAATGTGTCCTCGCTGGTGCTGGGCAAAGCCTCTGGGAGGCTGCTGGCTACTGGTGGAGATGACTGCCGTGTCAACCTGTGGTCCATCAACAAACCCAACTGCATCATG AGCCTGACGGGTCACACATCCCCAGTGGAGAGTGTCCGCCTCAACACCCCAGAGGAGCTCATCGTGGCCGGCTCCCAGTCAGGCTCCATCCGCGTCTGGGACCTAGAAGCTGCCAAAA TTCTTCGCACGCTTATGGGCCACAAAGCCAACATCTGCAGCCTGGACTTCCACCCATATGGCGAGTTTGTAGCCTCGGGTTCACAGGACACAAACATCAAG cTCTGGGACATCAGGAGGAAAGGCTGTGTCTTCCGATACCGG GGACACAGCCAAGCTGTGCGATGCCTCCGGTTCAGCCCTGATGGGAAGTGGTTGGCATCGGCTGCAGACGACCACACAGTGAAG CTCTGGGATCTGACTGCTGGCAAGATGATGTCCGAGTTCCCTGGCCACACAGGGCCTGTCAATGTGGTGGAGTTTCACCCCAATGAGTACCTCCTGGCTTCTGGCAGCTCTGACAG GACCATCCGGTTCTGGGATCTGGAGAAGTTCCAGGTGGTGAGCTGCATCGAAGGAGAACCAGGGCCTGTCAG GAGCGTCCTCTTCAACCCCGATGGCTGTTGCCTATACAGTGGCTGCCAGGACTCACTGCGCGTCTACGGCTGGGAGCCTGAGCGCTGCTTTGACGTCGTCCTAGTCAGCTGGGGCAAGGTGGCTGACCTGGCTGTCTGCAACGACCAGCTG ATAGGCGTGGCCTTCTCCCAGAGCAACGTCTCCTCTTATGTGGTGGACCTGACACGGGTCACCAGGACAGGCACGGTGGCCCAGGACCCTGTGCAGGACAGCCGGCCCCTGGCACAGCAGCCagcccaccccagtgcccctctTCGGCGCATCTATGAACGGCCCAGCACAGCCTGCAACAAGCCTCAGAG GGTGAAGCAGAATTCAGAGAGTGAGCGCCGAAGCCCCAGCAGCGAGGACGACCGGGACGAGCGGGAGTCTCGGGCCGAGATCCAGAACACCGAGGAGTACAACGAGATCTTCCAGCCCAAGAACAGCATCA GTCGGACACCACCCCGAAGAAGTGAGCCCTTCCCAGCACCCCCTGAGGACG ACATGGCCACAGCCAAGGAGGTGGCAAAGCCCAGCCCAGCCACGGACTCGCAGTTCCCGGTGCCAAAT CTCGAGGTCCTGCTCCGGCCCCCGGCTGTCACTTCCACTCCTGCGCCCAAGGCTGAGCCTGCCATCATCCCAGCTACCCGGAATGAGCCCATCGGGCTAAAGGCGTCTGACTTCCTGCCC GCCGTGAAGATCCCCCAGCAGGTGGAGCTGGTCGACGAGGACGCCATGTCACAGATCCGCAAAGGCCATGACACCATGTGTGTGGTACTTACCAGCCGCCACAAGAACCTGGACACCGTGCGGGCTGTGTGGACCACGGGTGACATCAAG ACGTCAGTGGACTCAGCTGTGGCCATCAATGACCTGTCCGTGGTCGTGGACCTCCTTAACATTGTCAACCAGAAAGC CTCCCTGTGGAAGCTGGATCTGTGCACCACGGTCTTGCCGCAGATCGAGAAACTTCTGCAGAGCAAGTATGAGAG CTATGTCCAGACCGGCTGCACCTCCCTGAAGCTGATCCTGCAGCGGTTTCTGCCCCTGATCACTGACATCTTAGCAGCACCCCCCTCTGTGGGTGTAGACATCAGCCGGGAGGAGAG GCTACACAAGTGCCGGCTCTGCTACAAGCAGCTCAAGAGCATCAGTGGCCTCGTCAAGAGCAAGTCAAGTTTGAGTGGCCGTCATGGCAGCGCCTTCCGAGAGCTGCACCTACTCATGGCCAGTTTGGACTGA
- the KATNB1 gene encoding katanin p80 WD40 repeat-containing subunit B1 isoform X1, whose product MATPVVTKTAWKLQEIVAHASNVSSLVLGKASGRLLATGGDDCRVNLWSINKPNCIMSLTGHTSPVESVRLNTPEELIVAGSQSGSIRVWDLEAAKILRTLMGHKANICSLDFHPYGEFVASGSQDTNIKLWDIRRKGCVFRYRGHSQAVRCLRFSPDGKWLASAADDHTVKPAPSQLWDLTAGKMMSEFPGHTGPVNVVEFHPNEYLLASGSSDRTIRFWDLEKFQVVSCIEGEPGPVRSVLFNPDGCCLYSGCQDSLRVYGWEPERCFDVVLVSWGKVADLAVCNDQLIGVAFSQSNVSSYVVDLTRVTRTGTVAQDPVQDSRPLAQQPAHPSAPLRRIYERPSTACNKPQRVKQNSESERRSPSSEDDRDERESRAEIQNTEEYNEIFQPKNSISRTPPRRSEPFPAPPEDDMATAKEVAKPSPATDSQFPVPNLEVLLRPPAVTSTPAPKAEPAIIPATRNEPIGLKASDFLPAVKIPQQVELVDEDAMSQIRKGHDTMCVVLTSRHKNLDTVRAVWTTGDIKTSVDSAVAINDLSVVVDLLNIVNQKASLWKLDLCTTVLPQIEKLLQSKYESYVQTGCTSLKLILQRFLPLITDILAAPPSVGVDISREERLHKCRLCYKQLKSISGLVKSKSSLSGRHGSAFRELHLLMASLD is encoded by the exons ATGGCCACTCCTGTAGTCACCAAGACAGCCTGGAAGTTAC AGGAGATTGTCGCCCACGCCAGCAATGTGTCCTCGCTGGTGCTGGGCAAAGCCTCTGGGAGGCTGCTGGCTACTGGTGGAGATGACTGCCGTGTCAACCTGTGGTCCATCAACAAACCCAACTGCATCATG AGCCTGACGGGTCACACATCCCCAGTGGAGAGTGTCCGCCTCAACACCCCAGAGGAGCTCATCGTGGCCGGCTCCCAGTCAGGCTCCATCCGCGTCTGGGACCTAGAAGCTGCCAAAA TTCTTCGCACGCTTATGGGCCACAAAGCCAACATCTGCAGCCTGGACTTCCACCCATATGGCGAGTTTGTAGCCTCGGGTTCACAGGACACAAACATCAAG cTCTGGGACATCAGGAGGAAAGGCTGTGTCTTCCGATACCGG GGACACAGCCAAGCTGTGCGATGCCTCCGGTTCAGCCCTGATGGGAAGTGGTTGGCATCGGCTGCAGACGACCACACAGTGAAG CCCGCCCCGTCCCAGCTCTGGGATCTGACTGCTGGCAAGATGATGTCCGAGTTCCCTGGCCACACAGGGCCTGTCAATGTGGTGGAGTTTCACCCCAATGAGTACCTCCTGGCTTCTGGCAGCTCTGACAG GACCATCCGGTTCTGGGATCTGGAGAAGTTCCAGGTGGTGAGCTGCATCGAAGGAGAACCAGGGCCTGTCAG GAGCGTCCTCTTCAACCCCGATGGCTGTTGCCTATACAGTGGCTGCCAGGACTCACTGCGCGTCTACGGCTGGGAGCCTGAGCGCTGCTTTGACGTCGTCCTAGTCAGCTGGGGCAAGGTGGCTGACCTGGCTGTCTGCAACGACCAGCTG ATAGGCGTGGCCTTCTCCCAGAGCAACGTCTCCTCTTATGTGGTGGACCTGACACGGGTCACCAGGACAGGCACGGTGGCCCAGGACCCTGTGCAGGACAGCCGGCCCCTGGCACAGCAGCCagcccaccccagtgcccctctTCGGCGCATCTATGAACGGCCCAGCACAGCCTGCAACAAGCCTCAGAG GGTGAAGCAGAATTCAGAGAGTGAGCGCCGAAGCCCCAGCAGCGAGGACGACCGGGACGAGCGGGAGTCTCGGGCCGAGATCCAGAACACCGAGGAGTACAACGAGATCTTCCAGCCCAAGAACAGCATCA GTCGGACACCACCCCGAAGAAGTGAGCCCTTCCCAGCACCCCCTGAGGACG ACATGGCCACAGCCAAGGAGGTGGCAAAGCCCAGCCCAGCCACGGACTCGCAGTTCCCGGTGCCAAAT CTCGAGGTCCTGCTCCGGCCCCCGGCTGTCACTTCCACTCCTGCGCCCAAGGCTGAGCCTGCCATCATCCCAGCTACCCGGAATGAGCCCATCGGGCTAAAGGCGTCTGACTTCCTGCCC GCCGTGAAGATCCCCCAGCAGGTGGAGCTGGTCGACGAGGACGCCATGTCACAGATCCGCAAAGGCCATGACACCATGTGTGTGGTACTTACCAGCCGCCACAAGAACCTGGACACCGTGCGGGCTGTGTGGACCACGGGTGACATCAAG ACGTCAGTGGACTCAGCTGTGGCCATCAATGACCTGTCCGTGGTCGTGGACCTCCTTAACATTGTCAACCAGAAAGC CTCCCTGTGGAAGCTGGATCTGTGCACCACGGTCTTGCCGCAGATCGAGAAACTTCTGCAGAGCAAGTATGAGAG CTATGTCCAGACCGGCTGCACCTCCCTGAAGCTGATCCTGCAGCGGTTTCTGCCCCTGATCACTGACATCTTAGCAGCACCCCCCTCTGTGGGTGTAGACATCAGCCGGGAGGAGAG GCTACACAAGTGCCGGCTCTGCTACAAGCAGCTCAAGAGCATCAGTGGCCTCGTCAAGAGCAAGTCAAGTTTGAGTGGCCGTCATGGCAGCGCCTTCCGAGAGCTGCACCTACTCATGGCCAGTTTGGACTGA